ATCTGGCCGCCGCCGTCGACGTCACCCGCCAGAGCATCAACGCGATCGAACGCGAGCGCTACGACCCCTCCCTCGAGCTGGCGTTCAAGCTCGCGCGCCACTACGACTGTACAATCGAGGAACTGTTCGATCCGGACCCCGAGAACGATGCCGGCCCGTGATCCCCGCGAGCGCGACGACGAACCTGTGGACGAACCGCAGACCGGAGCGAGTCGACGCGGAGACGGTCGCGGCGCTCGAGGAAACCGAGGCGTTCGCCGTCGGCTGGGCCGTCGCGGCCGTCGTCGAAGACGACGGCGACCGGGTGCTGCAAAGAGTGCGCTCTCGAGGGGGAGCGTAATCCGGCGCCAACTCGAGCTACGGCTCGTACCGGGAGACGTCGTCGACGGGTGGCGCGCCGACCGCAACGACCGTCGTGCTCTCGTCGGCGTCGTCGGGAACGAACGCCCGGTGTGGGTTTCCGGGTTCGACCGCGAAGAACTGGCCCTCGTCGATGGCGAACGTTTCGCCCGGGGTTTCGACGCGGATCGTCCCGCTCGAGACGAAGAACACCTCCTCTTGATCCTCGTGTGCGTGGTACACGAGCGGAATCTGCGCTCCCGGTGTTGCGTCGAACACGTTCACGCCGACGTGTTCGAACGCCACGGCGTCGCTAATCGAGCGGCATTCGCGACCGTTGGCCGCCATCGGTTCGACGTCATCGGGATCGAGGACGTGGTATCCCATACTCGATGGGCGTGTCTTCCCGCTGCATAATCGTACTGGCCGCGAGATCGCAGCCGGGAGTCACTGGTAGAAGTAGCCCGCAGAGGAGATGACGTCGTTGCCGTCGTCGTCCTCGATCTTCTCCAAGGCGTTCTCGAAGTCCGTTTGCTGAACTGTCGTGCGGTCGTCGCGGATGGCGAACATGCCGGCTTCGGTGGTGACGCTCTCGATCTCGGCGCCGGAGTAGCCGTCGGTCTCGTCGGCCAGTTCGGCGAAGCTGACGCCGTCGTCGACGCTCATCCCGCGGGTGTGGATCTCGAAGATCTGCTCGCGGCCGTCGCGGTCGGGTTCGGGCACCTCGATGAGGCGGTCGAAGCGACCGGGCCGGAGGATCGCGCGGTCGAGCATGTCGAAGCGGTTCGTGGCGGCGATGATCCGGATCTCGCCTCGAGCCTCGAAGCCGTCCATCTCGGCGAGCAGCTGCATCATCGTCCGCTGGACCTCGGCGTCGCCGCTGGTTTTCGATTCGGTGCGCGTGGCGGCGATGGCGTCGATCTCGTCGATGAAGATGATGGCGGGTTCGCGCTCGCGGGCCATCTCGAAGAGGTCCCGAACCAGCCGCGATCCCTCGCCGATGAACTTGCGGACGAGTTCCGAGCCGGCCATCTTGATGAAGGTGGCGTCGGTCTGGTTGGCGACGGCTTTGGCGAGCATCGTCTTCCCGGTGCCCGGTGGGCCGTAGAGGAGGACGCCGCTCGGCGGCTCGATGCCGACGTCCTCGAACAGTTCGGGCTGGGCGAGGGGCTGTTCGACAGCCTCGCGGACCTCCCGAACCTGCTCGTCGATGCCGCCGATGTCGGTGTAGTCGACCTCGGGGCGCTCGGTGATCTCCATCGTCTGAGCGCGGGCGTCCGTTTCGGCATTGAGCAGCTTCTGAATGCCGAAGGAGTCGTTGACGGCGACGCGGTCGCCCGCGTCGAGGCGGTCGGCCATCCGCGGGGAGACCTCCGTCAGCACCTCCTGGTTGTTGCCGTGCTGTTTGACGATGACCTCGCCGTCGACCATGTCCTCGACGGTCGCGATGTACAGCGAGGAGCTCTTGAGACACTCGTTCTCTCGTTCGATGCGGTCGACTTTCTCCTGGAGGCGAGAGCGACGCTCCCGTGCGGACTCGAGTTGCTGTGAGAGCTGCGTGTGAACGTCAGTAATGTCCGAAAAGTGCTCACGCAACGCCTCGAGCCGCTGTTCGTCCGAGAGATCCGGATCGATCTCGCGGCGGGGTCGGTCGGGAAGAGACGGACTTCGAGACATC
Above is a genomic segment from Natrononativus amylolyticus containing:
- a CDS encoding helix-turn-helix transcriptional regulator; translation: MKNVLKDHRERHGESQADLAAAVDVTRQSINAIERERYDPSLELAFKLARHYDCTIEELFDPDPENDAGP
- a CDS encoding cupin domain-containing protein is translated as MGYHVLDPDDVEPMAANGRECRSISDAVAFEHVGVNVFDATPGAQIPLVYHAHEDQEEVFFVSSGTIRVETPGETFAIDEGQFFAVEPGNPHRAFVPDDADESTTVVAVGAPPVDDVSRYEP
- the pan2 gene encoding proteasome-activating nucleotidase Pan2, which gives rise to MSRSPSLPDRPRREIDPDLSDEQRLEALREHFSDITDVHTQLSQQLESARERRSRLQEKVDRIERENECLKSSSLYIATVEDMVDGEVIVKQHGNNQEVLTEVSPRMADRLDAGDRVAVNDSFGIQKLLNAETDARAQTMEITERPEVDYTDIGGIDEQVREVREAVEQPLAQPELFEDVGIEPPSGVLLYGPPGTGKTMLAKAVANQTDATFIKMAGSELVRKFIGEGSRLVRDLFEMAREREPAIIFIDEIDAIAATRTESKTSGDAEVQRTMMQLLAEMDGFEARGEIRIIAATNRFDMLDRAILRPGRFDRLIEVPEPDRDGREQIFEIHTRGMSVDDGVSFAELADETDGYSGAEIESVTTEAGMFAIRDDRTTVQQTDFENALEKIEDDDGNDVISSAGYFYQ